The following DNA comes from Ooceraea biroi isolate clonal line C1 chromosome 11, Obir_v5.4, whole genome shotgun sequence.
TTCGTAGAAGCAGAAACTCACAGAAAATCATAGAAAACATTACCTATAGTTTCGCTGGTTATAAATACTGGTTCGACCGTGATCGCGTAATCCTTGGGACGATCGATGACGCCTGTTCTCATGTGAATACCTTTAGAATTATTAACGCCGCAATTCACGGCGAATCGGATGTCTCTCTCGGCAGCGTCGTTGTACGAGACAAGATTGTCAAACGCACGTTCGACTTGTAACAAGCCGGAACCTTGCGCGAAAGGATCTAGGTTGGATACGTAAAGAGCCGTGTTCTCGAGAGCCCTTTTTATGCTGTAAGGAGAATGTGGACAGCCCTTGGCGAGGAGGCCGGATATTAAAATCGCTAAAAAACAGTTCAGAAAAATTTAggataagaatatattttcgcgagttcgtgatttgatttcaataCAACTAGAGATAAAAACTGATTTGCATACCAACTGCTCCGGTTACGTGCGGACTTGCCATACTAGTGCCATTCATCAGTTGACTCTTTCTAAGCGTAAAATTTGGGACACTGGTGATAGCACCTCCTGGCGCGCATACGGTTACACCGGCGCCTCCATCTATCATCGGACCACGAGAGGACCATGTATACGGCATGCCTGGCATCTTTTCCCGCAGAGAGTATTCGGCTACCATCATGTCGGGCGATACATAAGCGCCGACGCTAATAATACTGCTTGAACTGATGTCTGGCGGAGTACCTACGTTTTGTAAATATACAGACGTAAGAAAATTCTCTGAAATTCTCattgcatattaaaaaaattaaattaaatttttcttcctaAATATAtctgatctctctctctctctctctctctctctaaatacgtatttatatattgtaacaaTGAGAATCGCGTTAGACAAGATTAATTTCTGCATtactgttaaataaatatataatatagaattaaaaatataaatattgggtcgtccggaaagttcgtgccgatttttaatagatggcgttggaacatgtctgaatatatcaatgttattgaaaacatacgatttatatacatatgcttaaaggtgacatttcaacgcatctttaggaaaaaagttgtttcagataaattgattcgtgtcagttttgtactcttttcaagatggaagaaaacaaagaacattttagacacttgatgcttttctattaccggaaaggcaaaaatgcctcacaagcaacaaattcgatatgttctgtttacggagaaggcgctttagctgaaagaaccgtacgtaagtggttcgctaagtttagagctggtgattttaaccttaaagaccaagaacgctcgggcagaccctctactactgatgatgaccaaatcaagacactgatcgagaataatccgcgctacacgacacgtgaattagcagagatactgaaaatatcgaaaaccactgtacacgatcatgtagtgaagcttggttacgtaagtcgctatgatgtatgggttccgcataatttggccgaaaaaaatttaacggatcgcatttccatctgcgactcgctgtacaagcgcaacgaaaacgtaccatttttgaagcaattagtgacgggtgacgaaaaatggatcgtttataacaatgtagaacgaaaaagatcctggggtaagcgaaatgaaccagcattaaccactccgaaagctggccttcatccaaaaaaagtcatgctctgtgtctggtgggattggaaaggaatcctatattatgagctcttaccacacaaccaaacgataaatgcagataactactgctcgcaactggacgaattaaagacagcgattcaggaaaaacgtccagaattagccaataggaagggcgtcgtgttccatcaggataatgccagacctcatgtttctttgactacccgacaaaaattgttggagtttggctgggatatgctacctcacccaccgtattcaccagacattgcaccttcagactttcacttatttaggtcttcgcaaaattctcttagcggcaagaacttcaactctttgatcgacataaaaaaccacctggaggagtttttcgccgagaaacctaagaagttctgggagaatggaatcttccagttgcgtgaaagatggacaaaggttgtgaaacaaaacggtgcatacataagtcaataaatatttatcgacataaaaaaatgttgcctttgaattttccttcaaaatcggcacgaactttccggacgacccaatataaaatattattgtaaaattttattgtacttaCCAATAGTACACAAAGCCGGTCCGAGATTGCCAGCAGACGCAACCCACGTTACGCCGTACTCGTCGATAACTTCGTTCATCACTTCTCCTATTCTACCCGTATTCGACCAGTGAGCGTGTTCGCCGTAGCTCATATTTATGACGTGAACTTTCTCTTTACGCTGCATTATATGAATCATCGCCCGCACTACAGCAGTTCCAGTCTCCATTGTGCCGATACGTCCGTCGCCGACGGTCAGCGAAATAATTTGCGCTCCTGGTGCAACACCGTTCAATTCCGGGTTGTCGGGGAAGTACGCAGCGGCGATTGACGCCACGTGCGTGCCATGACTGGCTGTAATACGGTTACCGATTCGAATAAACTTAAGGGAACGAAACTGACTAGGCGTGATCTTGCAGCTATAATTTCCTGCTCATACTTACAACACAGACTGAcaatttctaatatatttccTTCCTCATGGACGTTAATACTAATATTTAGTTGATCTTCCTGAGTGAGAGGAGCAAAATCTCTCGTAGCCGTGTATTCCCCGAGGAAAACACCAGCTTCCAGATTACCCTCCTCCGAAGTGTCGATACACGCTCTGTcggcagaaaataaaaatcgatgaTCAAATTAAACAAGTTAAACAAAACGCAAATCACTTGGATTTAGGATTATAACATACTCGGAACATGATTACCTCCAAATATTACCATCGCGGAAAACAACACAATCATAAGTAGGTCCTACATCACAATATTTCTTCTCCATGTTGTTCAATACTTCCACTCGAGCTTCAAGTTCTTCCTTTTGCAGTCTCTCTTCCAAAGTTGATACTTGCGGATTCTTGCTCTCAAATTCCTTTATTCAATAACATTTATTCAGTTTAgcattaacataattatttcccGAGTACTTTAATAATGGCATTTTATCTTCATAAtgatatatacttttatgtcTCTCTAGCTTTTTACATGTTCTCTCGTGTCTCTCTTTCAAACcgtcattaatatttaagttacaTGTcagtacaaaaataaatataacattacaCGCCCTGCACAGTTAAAGAGGATGCTGCACGCACATATATCTAGCACACTCATACAATTGCTtcgctttatatatatatatatattaaggaTATTATGTAATAGAGAATCAATGCCTTTACAATAGATCAATCTGCCAAATACAAATATAGCATTAGGTGTGGATCACTGTGACGTGTTGTGAAATACTGGCCTCATTTAATTGCATGGTTTGACATGCTCGTTTGCCACAACACTCCTATCTTTGGATCACATGGACTAAAATTCTAATTGCAACGTTGCCGAGAGATGCTTCCAACAAATATTCCAGTGATAACTGTGATGTTTTAGTGAGATTACAGTTACACGCAATAGGTAAGGTCAGCGCAAAGAGGGCACGAATATTGCATTGCActtatattgcaaataaaaatatcgaagaaTTTGAACAATGTGTCTTGAGATATCGGAAAGTAAAAAACGAACAACTTTCGATAAAAATGTCAATATCCTGTagatgaaaatgatattattgcACACCTGTAATTGCCTGCAAGCTTCTGCAATTGCCGCTTTATGTCCATCATCCCAAAGACGCTTCTTGCGTTCTCCCACTACTCTCTCCTTTAATTTACTTGGATACAATGAGTATAAGTTTTTCAAGCCTATATGATATTCTCCACTAGGATTATTCCAATTAGATGGAACCTAAACATAAAACATGTAgtaatttgcataaattctTATTACATTACAAACAAGAATAGGTTCGCTGTCAGATTTGTCCAATAGATTTCAAGTTAAAAAGATATCAATTAGACATtagtaaaaatgtttaaaaaattgttaaatatgtAGTTTAATTATACtaacatattaattataatcggtatgttataaaaaatgttacatcgtctttattcatatgtatcttacatttatatttattcatatgaatattgCAATCTGCATTTCAAAATTTGCagcattaaattataaattcgtcATTTACAATACTTTGTATCCAACAGTGACATTAAAGTCAAGCAGAAAATATGTAACAGAAATGTTCACTCCAATCATCCTTTTCAAGCATACAATAGAGTAGTATTTTACAAACATACCTTTAATTTACGGCCAGTTAGACCAATTATATATCCATCTGGTGCTTGAACAACTTTGCTAGTGTCTACATCTCCTGCTCCACTGCAGTCAAATCTCTCAATAATTTTTGGTTTCCCATCTGAAGTCGTCTAAATTCCATACACATTGTACTTAGAGacaattatttcatataatagaTTACATTATAAAAGTTATGTAAAGATATTTATGCTGTTGTAAATAGAAGAATTCAATAAAAGCTAATGCATAATAGGACGATAAATATGGTACtaaaatttttcagttttactATTGGACAAATATAACTCATGACATGTATCATGACACAATACTCCAATAGCTGTAAAATTTAGATGACTGTCAAAAGGCAAAAGCCTAGCTACTCCTAGTAGAATTCAAGGCATTAGCATAAAAAAAACTGCACGCCAGTAGCTCGTTGGCAATTAAGGAAAGGTTCTCTTAACACAATAATGCGACAAAATCGTCACACTGAGAGATGAGTAAATAGCATGactcttattttatttgtcaatGGAGATAGAATTCCAGAGATAGGCTGGAGCGCTGGAGGGCTCGGAAAATTTACGGAAAAATGTTGTAACAGGCGGTATTTATCAGCTGTATCAGACTCGCTGGAAAATTTCCCATTTGCATTTCGGGAATACGTAATTCGTGGAGGAAAATCGCGTTGGCGAAAACGAGTTCGGGAGGTGTGTCGGCGCATAACCAATGTCGTGGCTCATTTACGCTTACCTGCATCCCTGGCGCACCGGGATCCACTCCGGAGTCGAgaatcgcgacgacgacgcctcGGCCATCGTATTCGGGGTATTTGGTGAGGAATTGAGTGACACCCGTCTCTTTCTTAGGCAGCAGGCCCCAAACAGGGAAATTACAATCAATGAGGTCTGCCATGTTTCAAACGCCACTAAAACCCCGACCGCAAAGGAAACCACTCGTGATGTTTCCTTTGTACTGCCACGGCCTTATATATTAATCAAGAAACAGCATCTGCGCCTGCGTGCATGCGAATGCGCCACTTTTTTAGGTTATATTAACGACGGATGGTACATTGCACGAACGTGCAATCGCTCTCGTGACGTTGTCACTGGTCTAATCGGCAACGTCATAATCGTCGCGCGATAATCCCTCGGGTCTTCGCGTGTCCGAGCGTTCGAGTATTCAGATGGCGACACTCGCGTCTACCTGTCAACACGTCAATAAGTCCACATTGCGTGCAGGTTAGAGCGGAATGTTTGCGCGATCGAGCGCACGGTTCTCAAGGTTATGTTCCACGTTTTCCCgtgtattttgaataaatagtCAAGCTGGCTCGGTTCCAACCGTATTTTCCGTATTACATGAAAAGATATGCGACACCTGGCTGATAAGCCGCAGTGACGCAAGCGTGATCCGAGCgatgtgcaaaataaaagcATGGTTATCACGCAACGAAAGATGAAGCAGGTTGCGATCTTCGTGGTTTGTATATTGTTGGGTaagtgtttaaaaaattgaaattttatcacGATAATCTTGGATTATGCAAACTATCAGTGGAATTTCAAGCTGTTCACCTTCGATTTTTTTACGTTACAAGTAACAGTTTCTTTGTGATTATTATGGTCCAACGTGTGTTGAATTTGAAATGACAATTGCAAAATGCTCATCTGGTTTTATAATACAGtgtcatttttcatattacgACTAATTTGTGCTATCAATTTTGATTCTGCAAATTGGATGAAAAGTTTACTACCGTTTAAACAGcgtaatttttcttctcgatTACAATTTATGACTTCGTAATTTACATGTTAAATGTCATTTAATAATAGttgtcttttaattattatatttacatatattacgtAACGCGATAATTATACCGACGCAGAATGCTAGAAGTAACTATATAGttatatgttaaaaatagCAAAGTGTTTTACCAGGCTCGTACTTTACACGTACATGCGATAAACATTTAAACTCtatcatgaaaaataaagaatttttgaaaaatatattatgtaataagtGACATATTATCACAACATTTAACTTACTATATATGTGATATTAACTTTGCACAATAAGATACAAACtagtaatattgttatttttacttaCATGTAACAGTATTGGGCTTTTACAAAACTCTGGTGACGACAGAAGAGGAACAAAGCTTCGGACGACGCCGATTAATCGGTGGGAAAGTCGGTCTGGATGACAAGAACGATGTCGAAGTTGCGAATGGAAAAGTGCACAATGGCAATGAGGAGTTATCCGATGGAGATATCAAGAACATCGAAGAGGCGAAGATTCGCATCCGCGAGCTCGAGGGGAAGCTTCAGCATCTGGAAGCAGCGATCAAGAACGGCGTGGCGAAAGATTTCCCGACGGTGAAGTTCCTAAATTACAAGAATCGCAAACGGATACTAGTGACCGGTGGTGCGGGTTTCGTTGGTTCTCACTTGGTGGACCGTCTGATGCTCGCCGGCCACGAAGTCATAGTCGTCGACAACTTCTTCACCGGCAGGAAGCGAAACGTAGAGCACTGGGTCGGCCATGAGAACTTCGAGCTGGTGCATCACGACATCGTGAGGCCACTGTACCTGGAGGTTGACGAGATCTATCATCTCGCTAGTCCGGCTAGTCCGCCGCACTACATGTTGAATCCTGTGAAAACGATAAAGACGAATACTTTGGGCACGATAAATATGTTGGGTAAGTATTTCACAAAAagtatttcatataattatgaCCGAGCTTATTTTCATGCAGcagttgaataaattttaagcTGCCGGCTGAATAACGTTTTATAATTACAGGACTCGCGAAACGAGTCGGTGCGCGAGTGCTGATCGCGAGCACGTCGGAGGTTTACGGCGATCCTAATGAGCATCCACAGGCGGAAACGTATTGGGGCCACGTAAATCCCATCGGTGAGATATTTCCCGAGCGTTTTTCtgtacaaaaagaaaacgcgTTTCTTCTTCGGCTCGATTATTGATGTGTTAACGATTCAAAAACTGTCGTAATATAGGTCCACGAGCGTGTTACGACGAAGGCAAGCGAGTTGCTGAGACATTGAGCTACGCTTACATGAGACAGGAGGGCGTTTCGGTTCGGGTTGCGCGAATCTTTAACACCTTCGGTCCCAGAATGCACATGAACGATGGTCGCGTTGTGTCCAACTTCATCCTCCAGGCTTTGCAAAATGACTCCATTACGATTTACGGTAGCGGAAAACAAACGCGATCGTTTCAATACGTCTCCGATCTGGTAGATGGATTGGTAGCGCTAATGGCATCTAATTACACACTTCCCGTCAATATCGGGAATCCTGTGGAACATACGATTGAGAGTAAGAGTTACCTGTACACGTCGTACACATTATCTCACCGGAGCTTTCCCTGAAATCGATCCGGGATTCAATATTCGAATTTGTTTCAGAGTTCGCACGCATGATAAAAGATTTGGTGGGCGCTACCAGTGAAATAGTCGAACTTGCGGCAGTGGAGGACGACCCGCAGAGGAGAAAACCGGATATTAGCAGAGCGAAGAAGTATCTGAACTGGGAGCCGAAGGTTCCTCTAGCTGAAGGCCTGAAAAAAACTATAGTATACTTTGCTAAAGAATTACAAAGGACAAAGCATTCTCAGAAAAGCAGCTTTAAACACTCTTCTTATAAAAATGATCACGATATAGTAGAGCAACTCTAGAGTCAAGTATAACGATACGATTAATGTATCCACTTTCAGAAGTGGCGTGAAAGTGCCATTATGCTATGGACCAGTATGTGCCAAAAAATCCCCGTCCAATTAACATTTTACGTAACTTGTATGGCAAATGGATATACATTTACGCAAGATACGCACGATTATCTCATTAAATTCAATCTCTTGTACCTTTTCTGCTATATACGCATGTCGCGCGTGCTTCGCATAGCTGTGTAATAatttgaaacatatttttatttcattttccatgACTATAGAGTTAATACgattttatatatgtgtgtgtatatatatatattttaaaatatatttaatatactaataactgatgatatataaaatatattttaaaatatattttatgttatttattcttCTAACGCTGTGAACAACAAGGTGCATTAATCGCGtggtagcgaatatatatatttattaatattaatataatataatatatacatatatatgtataatattatattaatattaataaatatatacatacttcGCTACCACGTGAATTAATGCACTTTATTGGACTCATTACGTGTGCACAGAACGCATCTGTATATAAATCATTCAggaatgtttctttttttatcttttatctcGTATTTGTACTCTTGCAAATGTACAATTTTCATGCATATACAATTGAAAAATGGTGCTGGCGATGTGACAAGATGtgttttttttgtatattaagAATCGCGTTTTAGCTTGAacgtaaaacatttttcgctTAGCTTTTACGTATATAGAAATACTGACAACTCATTTCTTGTTAtcgtgatattattaatattatcgaagAATGTACTTGCAATAAAACTATAAGAGATGTTTACATTATTAAGTGACTTAGACTTAACATTAAGAAATTTGCGAACTCTTGTACAGCGCCATCAAAAACTTGGATGCCAatgtttgtaatatatattatagttatgttacatgatataaaaaatataacatagaTATACTTAGTGTGATTATGAACTGTGAGACTGTAACGACAACGTATAAGCAggaaagtaattttatattttatacataagtagtaaaaaaacatcttttttttacgaAAATGTATCCTTTACAGCAAaacttgtataatataattaatgactACGTAAATAGCTCGCAAATCGACTTCCCAAATTTCTACTGCGACAAAATTTGGCAGCCGCCACGATGCTCGGAGGGAAAAAATCTCGATATGTCAATAGCCTTATCGGATATACAGACTTTCGGTGCTCCGAGTATGCGTTAAATGACatagaaatgataaaataacttAATATTAGTGCAATTCTTAATGTAATTAAGgagaaatacaatataaattctaataaaattcaaattttgtaAAGACACTTGAAGTTTACTCGATCGCTTTGCCTACAAACGTAAAGAAATTtgcgatataaattaataaattaataaataattacgtaataaaatacataaacacAAATAAATGAACATCTCTTTACTTTTTCTGGCGTCAACAATTTTCACGTTTCCGCAGACGAATTCCTGTCATAATTCGTCCaaatcttctttattattgCAGGACGAATTTTTCGCTCTTACGCAACACCGTTGCTGATTCTTCTTGTCCGGTCGACTAGCATGACTAgataatataatcttattgTGCGTGCGGCCATTTGCAAGCGATGCATTCCAGGACGAGATTAAAGAATAGTCGTGCCGTTTTAGAGCGGCTATTTGAAGGGCCGATTGGCCGTAATGGGTGTCGCGTGGGCCAGGCCAGGGCGCGCGTGGTCGGTAGTTTTACCTCCTCAGAAAAAGACAAACGGAAAGTGGAAGGAGGGGTAAGTGGAGGAGAGGCGCGGCGATTCTTAATGATAATGATCGCATCCGGGATATACGGCGACTCTGTTGGTGCAAATGAAAGTGCCGCCGCGGGGGTGACGATGATGACCTAATCGTTATAAAGGCGTTCGTACGAAGTACACGTCCGACTCGAAGCACAAAGTGCACGTGCCTGAATGAAAGCAGCTACATTGCTTGAAAAACGTAACTCGATTGTGCAGAAGTGCTTCTTCCTTCCCTTCCTTTATAAAGATTGGATAATCAAGAAATCTGCCTATTTGCCATCAAATTAAGCTTAAAAGATTGTATCTTTAATTGagttgatattataaaaaatacgtatgcggtttaataaaaaaatgacaaCGCATTGCGCTATTTACGTCTTCCTTCTTTCGTACGTatctatttttaaaagatCGCAATGTAGTAGAATCgatttatgcttttatatattcgTGTCTACCGAcgatttctttcttccttttttaatGTCACGCCAATATAGGCACGCCACTACagacatatgtatatgtgcgtaTATGCGTGCACGACAGTAAACACATTAAGATAGCCGTGCAGCACTTCCGTCTTAATTTTCTCGTGACAAATGCGTCGAGAGGAATCGTTATTATACAGACGTCAAGTTATATTTACGTATGATCTATGAAACTGTAATTACACCTCGGAGGCAGTCGGGGAAAAACAACTGCGACGGACGGGAGAGCTGGTGGCACGTGTGTGCACTTGACACTCCACTGATTCCAAcccgataaaataaataccgCGCCGATAAAAACGCTATCGCATATCGTATAAAGGTTAATTTATCCGCATTGCGCGTTACGGAAGATAAATAAATGGCTTCCCGGATATCTGCCGGATATCTGGCAGATATCTACCGGATATTATACCGGTGAACGTCTGCGGACGAGATTCCTGCAGCCGCGCTGCACAAAGCGCGCAACGCACTCCCGCCGTCATTTATTTTCGCAATTAATCTGAAGTAATCGGTCTCGCTGAACGCGAATTCAGGCGAAATGTTTTCTTCGACATCAGCGTCTATAGACTTGATCCTTTACAGAGTTGTGttacattttaatacaaatataatgttaaattttaatacaaatagGTACTCGTAGACTCTGAATCATCTCAAGTTTATGAAGACAGCTGCCACAATCTATGAGCGTACCTTCGGCATGGCATCCGTCCACGGTGCTGATAATGTTGGATGACTACATGCAGGGCGTACACCCTCTTGAAACTCCGGCTTATCGCCGTGCTCGGAATCACCGAGTCGCCGTTAAACCGAGTTAATCTTCGATCGCGAAGCACTTGTGGACGCAAGTTCCCTCCAAGTTTGA
Coding sequences within:
- the LOC113562918 gene encoding UDP-glucuronic acid decarboxylase 1-like, whose protein sequence is MVITQRKMKQVAIFVVCILLVLGFYKTLVTTEEEQSFGRRRLIGGKVGLDDKNDVEVANGKVHNGNEELSDGDIKNIEEAKIRIRELEGKLQHLEAAIKNGVAKDFPTVKFLNYKNRKRILVTGGAGFVGSHLVDRLMLAGHEVIVVDNFFTGRKRNVEHWVGHENFELVHHDIVRPLYLEVDEIYHLASPASPPHYMLNPVKTIKTNTLGTINMLGLAKRVGARVLIASTSEVYGDPNEHPQAETYWGHVNPIGPRACYDEGKRVAETLSYAYMRQEGVSVRVARIFNTFGPRMHMNDGRVVSNFILQALQNDSITIYGSGKQTRSFQYVSDLVDGLVALMASNYTLPVNIGNPVEHTIEKFARMIKDLVGATSEIVELAAVEDDPQRRKPDISRAKKYLNWEPKVPLAEGLKKTIVYFAKELQRTKHSQKSSFKHSSYKNDHDIVEQL